A single Sutterella megalosphaeroides DNA region contains:
- the prmA gene encoding 50S ribosomal protein L11 methyltransferase gives MREIKLLADERCAEALADQLMDAGALSATIEDADADRPDEQPLYGEPGLEPAACAWPRSIVSLLVEKDFDLVAELERLCKELGCDMPEVLSSAPVEDQDWVRLTQAQFPPTQVSDRLWIVPTWHEPKEGALNLRLDPGVAFGTGSHPTTHLCLQWLDANVGAEDRVLDYGCGTGILAIAAKLVGAREAVGTDIDPQAVEAAIENARMNEVVAEFVLPEGMKDGTFEIVVANILANPLKLLAPALLGRVAPGGRLVLSGVLAKQADEVIETYRAVDPAVKLAVWRQEGDWVCIAGTRA, from the coding sequence ATGCGTGAAATCAAACTTCTTGCCGACGAACGCTGTGCGGAAGCACTCGCCGACCAACTGATGGATGCCGGGGCGCTCTCCGCGACCATTGAGGACGCGGACGCCGACCGTCCCGACGAGCAGCCCCTCTACGGCGAGCCCGGGCTCGAGCCCGCGGCCTGCGCCTGGCCCCGTTCGATCGTGTCGCTTCTGGTCGAAAAGGATTTCGACCTCGTCGCCGAGCTCGAACGTCTTTGCAAGGAACTCGGCTGCGACATGCCCGAAGTGCTTTCGAGCGCTCCCGTCGAGGATCAGGACTGGGTGCGTCTGACGCAGGCGCAGTTCCCGCCCACGCAGGTCTCGGACCGCCTCTGGATCGTCCCGACCTGGCACGAGCCCAAAGAGGGCGCTCTCAATCTGCGTCTCGACCCGGGGGTGGCGTTCGGTACGGGCTCGCACCCGACGACGCACCTTTGCCTGCAGTGGCTCGACGCGAACGTCGGCGCCGAAGACCGCGTGCTCGACTACGGGTGCGGAACCGGCATTCTCGCGATCGCTGCGAAGCTTGTCGGCGCGCGCGAAGCGGTCGGCACCGACATCGACCCGCAGGCCGTCGAAGCCGCGATCGAAAACGCCCGCATGAACGAAGTCGTTGCCGAATTCGTTCTGCCCGAAGGCATGAAGGACGGCACCTTCGAAATCGTCGTCGCGAACATTCTCGCCAACCCGCTGAAGCTCCTCGCCCCCGCGCTTCTCGGGCGCGTCGCTCCGGGCGGTCGACTCGTCCTCTCGGGCGTGCTCGCCAAGCAAGCCGACGAAGTGATCGAGACCTACCGTGCGGTCGACCCCGCCGTGAAGCTCGCCGTCTGGCGTCAGGAAGGCGACTGGGTCTGCATCGCGGGCACGCGCGCCTGA
- a CDS encoding carbohydrate kinase family protein has product MTASMSPASSSSSPAVLVAGSVAYDTVLATPGRFSDTLTPEGLDHINLTFPTPVMRRSFGGCAANIAWAMHALGGRPVLWGALGADGGPYLERFKSWGADLSGLIVLEDCFSSQCFITTDADGNQIAAFHAGALDRADEAPMPEADAKLAILAPGERRATLRQAERCVEAGIPYLFDPGQATPLYGPEGLKTLVAGAFGVAFSDYEAELIERFTGLTPRLLAASGKTVWHTHGARGSSVWRPGAEAPEFVPAEMLPEGKSAVDPVGAGDAYRGGLLWGIVEGADPVEAARAGAYAAAVKVTHRGSQDYALSRAQALALIGKTSESSKVR; this is encoded by the coding sequence ATGACCGCTTCGATGTCTCCCGCTTCCTCCTCTTCTTCGCCTGCCGTGCTCGTCGCAGGGTCCGTCGCCTACGACACCGTGCTCGCGACCCCCGGACGCTTCTCCGACACCCTGACCCCCGAAGGGCTCGACCACATCAACCTCACCTTCCCGACCCCCGTCATGCGTCGCTCCTTCGGGGGCTGTGCCGCGAACATCGCCTGGGCGATGCACGCTCTGGGCGGCCGCCCCGTTCTCTGGGGCGCGCTCGGCGCCGACGGCGGTCCCTACCTGGAGCGCTTCAAAAGTTGGGGCGCGGACCTTTCGGGTCTCATCGTGCTGGAGGACTGCTTCTCCTCGCAGTGCTTCATCACGACGGACGCGGACGGCAACCAAATCGCCGCCTTTCATGCGGGGGCGCTCGATCGTGCGGACGAAGCACCGATGCCCGAAGCGGACGCGAAACTCGCGATTCTCGCGCCGGGCGAACGGCGCGCGACGCTGCGGCAGGCCGAGCGGTGCGTCGAAGCGGGGATTCCGTACCTCTTCGACCCCGGACAGGCCACGCCCCTTTACGGCCCCGAGGGCCTCAAAACGCTCGTTGCGGGCGCCTTCGGCGTCGCCTTTTCCGACTACGAAGCCGAACTCATCGAGCGCTTCACGGGGCTTACGCCGCGGCTGCTTGCCGCATCAGGGAAGACCGTCTGGCACACGCACGGCGCGCGCGGCTCTTCGGTGTGGCGGCCGGGGGCGGAGGCGCCCGAGTTTGTCCCCGCCGAGATGCTGCCCGAAGGCAAGAGCGCGGTCGATCCGGTCGGGGCGGGCGACGCCTATCGGGGCGGCCTTCTCTGGGGGATCGTCGAAGGGGCGGACCCCGTCGAAGCCGCCCGTGCGGGCGCTTACGCGGCCGCCGTCAAGGTGACGCACCGCGGCTCGCAGGACTACGCGCTCTCCCGCGCGCAAGCGCTCGCGCTCATCGGAAAAACGTCGGAGAGCTCGAAGGTACGCTGA
- a CDS encoding DUF3426 domain-containing protein, producing MAKILRCPACGALWRFDDVEADETLRCGECGTVFSLSKAETASVDDARLEEALRAKIAPEDPAEKGEAAMSALANDLAEFDSRAEPPARSGAFGLLKALVALVLLVVLAAAALLYFHRPVLQQMPALRVIYQDVCRTFPCPGFVWFEPAALTVSGRLEAVPAIVPAETPATDANAANATAGAAPTGAMSADAPVPVVVALTIANTTDRPQYLPTLEVKLLDPAGDTIAQRLLEPADYGYPQTPAVLAAGDSVATRVTVTTPLPHGASSVAVKAVDPLL from the coding sequence ATGGCGAAAATCCTTCGATGCCCGGCCTGCGGAGCGCTCTGGCGCTTCGACGACGTTGAAGCGGACGAGACGCTGCGCTGCGGCGAATGCGGTACGGTGTTTTCGCTCTCCAAGGCGGAAACCGCGTCCGTCGACGACGCGCGTCTTGAAGAAGCGCTCCGAGCAAAAATCGCGCCCGAAGATCCCGCGGAGAAGGGCGAAGCCGCCATGAGCGCACTCGCAAACGACCTGGCCGAGTTCGATTCCCGAGCCGAGCCGCCCGCAAGATCGGGCGCCTTCGGGCTCCTGAAGGCGCTCGTTGCGCTCGTTCTCCTCGTCGTTCTCGCGGCGGCCGCGCTCCTTTACTTCCACCGACCGGTTCTGCAGCAGATGCCCGCACTGCGCGTCATCTACCAGGACGTCTGCCGTACGTTCCCCTGCCCGGGCTTCGTGTGGTTCGAGCCGGCGGCCCTCACCGTGTCGGGACGCCTGGAGGCGGTGCCCGCGATCGTGCCCGCGGAAACGCCCGCGACCGACGCGAATGCGGCGAATGCGACGGCCGGAGCCGCCCCGACGGGCGCGATGAGCGCCGACGCGCCCGTCCCCGTTGTCGTTGCGCTCACGATCGCCAACACGACGGACCGTCCGCAGTACCTGCCGACTCTGGAAGTGAAGCTCCTCGACCCCGCGGGCGACACCATCGCGCAGCGCCTCCTTGAGCCCGCCGACTACGGCTACCCGCAGACGCCCGCGGTGCTCGCGGCGGGCGACTCCGTCGCCACCCGCGTCACGGTGACGACGCCGCTGCCGCACGGCGCTTCGAGCGTGGCCGTCAAGGCGGTGGATCCGCTCCTTTGA